Proteins found in one Miscanthus floridulus cultivar M001 chromosome 4, ASM1932011v1, whole genome shotgun sequence genomic segment:
- the LOC136550091 gene encoding large ribosomal subunit protein eL14-like — protein MVSLLLIQRRYRTRTPLYRPLPPPNPSFCLDFRRASPSRSSRFTPPPPLASPTAARMPFKRFVEIGRVALVNYGKDYGRLVVIVDVVDQNRALVDAPDMVRCQINFKRLSLTDIKIDIKRVPKKTTLIKAMEEADVKTKWENSSWGKKLIVQKRRAALNDFDRFKVMLAKIKRGGAIRQELAKLKKASTA, from the exons ATGGTGTCGCTTCTCCTGATCCAACGGCGCTACCGGACTCGCACGCCACTTTATAGGCCACTCCCACCGCCGAACCCTAGTTTCTGTTTGGACTTCCGCCGCGcttcgccctctcgctccagccgcttcacgccgccgccgccgctcgcctctCCGACCGCCGCGAGGATG CCGTTCAAGAGGTTCGTGGAGATCGGGCGCGTGGCCCTGGTGAACTACGGCAAGGACTATGGCCGTCTCGTCGTCATCGTCGATGTGGTTGACCAGAACAGG GCACTTGTGGACGCCCCTGATATGGTCAGGTGCCAGATCAACTTCAAGCGGCTCTCACTTACTGACATCAAGATTGACATCAAACGTGTCCCCAAGAagacaaccctgatcaaggcgaTGGAGGAAGCTG ATGTGAAGACCAAGTGGGAGAACAGCTCATGGGGCAAGAAGCTGATTGTCCAGAAGAGGAGAGCAGCGCTCAATGACTTTGACAGGTTCAAGGTCATGCTGGCAAAGATCAAG AGGGGTGGTGCTATCAGGCAAGAGCTCGCCAAGCTGAAGAAGGCATCCACGGCTTAG